AGAAATAGATAACCAATATGCCTCCCCAACTGTTTGTTAGATTGACAACAAAGCCAAAAGGTAAGGCTATTAATTTAAAAATATCTGTACCTAGAGCAATTAAAATACCATTAATTACTAAAACAGAAATAGCAACGACAAATGCCGGTATCAAAGCTGTGAACGCGTTAGCTACACCAGAAGGTACTGCTTCTGGCATTTTTATAACTAGATTCTTTTTGACGCAAAATTTATAAAGTTGTACAGCGAGTATAGCCATAATAATTGCTGAAAAAATTCCTGAGGAACCTAAACGACTGATACCATCTTCAACCATTTCCCAACCATAAACGATGATTGCATCTTCATTATTTTGATTTACTAAAGACATTTCCCCATTACTAAAAACTAATTGAGGAACTGTCATAAACAGAGCAAACATTGCTAGCAAAGCACCATTCATTGGATTCATATTTAGATTATCTTCTTCAGCGTATATTCTTGTATACTCATACCCCATAACAATACCAAAGTACAGTGCTAGTAATCCCATTGTTGTTTTATTTGCTAACATATATAAATCACTAACTCTAAAAAAAGTATTGTTGAAAAAACCTTCTAAAAAAGTAAATGTTTCAGGTAACACATTAAAAACAAGGAACATAGATCCCACAATAATAAATGGAATACTAGCTACCCCAGCAGCCATTACAGAACGTACGATGCGCCACTGCGCAACTTTGCTCATAGGCCCTAACACATACTTTTCTAAAGTATCAAGTGTTTTATTTCCTGATTCCATAAAAATTCTCCTTTCAATTATGTCTGCATAATCTCTTCATATTGTTTAATACGATGATAGTGTCTGTCTTCATTATTTTTAATTTGATGTAATCGATAGAGAATAATTCCGCTTAGTAAAACTCCGATTGCCAGAATACTTAACACTAGGATTTGAGATTTCATTTGATTTATAAGAAAAGGATATAAATGTGTGAAAGTTGTAGAAAAAGAACTTAAAAACATTAATAACACATTCGTTATAAGTAGAACTGTAAAACAATACTTTGTATTGGCTGCTTGATTCGTGTGATTATTTAAAATTTTTATTTGTTCGGCTACACTACTTAATAAGATAAGCATTAAGGATAAAGGGATAAAAAATAAAAGGGAACTACTCATTAGCAATGAAATTAACCAATAAATATTAGTAAAAAAGAATAGTGCTATAATATATCTAACGAGCAAATATCGATTAAAATACATTGATTTTATACTGAAATTTTTCTTATTTTCCTCAATTTGTATTTTTCTATCTTTTCTCATAAGAGAATTTCTCACTCACTTTCGAATTTGACAGTTTGATATAAAGACAACATTTCTAAGGCAACTTCTCTTAATGTCATTGTTGTCATTAAATGATCTTGTGCGTGTACCATAATAATATCTGTATTTACTTCCTCACCTGCAGTATATTTTTGCATAAGTGTAGTTTGGGATTGATGGGCAGCTGTTAACTCACTATTAGCTTCATCTAATTTTTCCTCTGCTTTTTCGAACTCTTTACTTCTCATTAAATCAAAACCTTCGTGTACCATTGTTCTGGAATTTCCACTATGTAAAATAATGGTAAATGCAACATTTTGAATTTCCTCTTGATCCATTCATCTAGCTCCTTTACTTCTACGATTCAGGTAATTCTTGTAAAATTAAATTAGATAATTTTTCGATGCCCATAGGAACAGGGACATAAGCTTGGGGTGGGATATTTGCTACAGGTTTACCTGCTCGTTCACCTGTTTTTTTTAGTTGATCATAATACATTTTTGTTTGTGGGCTAACTAAATACAAATCGTACTTGCCTTTTTCAATCATCTCTCTTCCTTCGTTGGTAGAGGTTGCTTCTACTTGAATATCATTCCCATCTTCATTTAAATGCTCAGTAGTTTTCTTTGCTAATACAGAAGAAGACATACCACCTTGACAAATAATTAATACATTTCTCATTTTTTTCACCTTCGCTATTTTTTAAATTTAGAACTTTTTACTATAATTCTTCGCCATTTGATTCGATTACTTTTTTATACCAATAAAATGAATCTTTACGTGAACGTTCCAAACTTCCATTTCCTTCATTGTCTTTGTCTACGTAAATAAAACCGTATCGTTTTTCCATTTCACCGGTGCCAGCACTTACAATGTCGATAACGCCCCATGGTGTATAACCAATTAAATTCACACCATCTATATCTACAGCTTTAATCATTTCGCTAATGTGTTTTCTTAAGTAGGAGACGCGATAAGGATCGTGAACGCTTCCATCTTCTTCGACTTTATCGTAAGCGCCTAAACCGTTCTCAACAATAAATAGTGGGAGATTATATCGTTGGTGAAGGATATTTAATATATAGCGTAGACCTACTGTATCAATTGGCCAGCCCCAGTCACTTTTTTCGATATAAGGATTATCTACCATTTTTGCGTTAGGGTACTCGGGCACATTGCCTTGAGCTTTCACATCGGGTAATGTGCTTACAGTGCCTGACATATAATAACTAAAACCTATATAGTCAACGATCCCTTCTTTTAAGGTTTGTAAATCTTCTTGCGTGTACTCAATGTTGTATCCTTTTCTTTCCCACTCTTTTAAAGTATAGTCAGGAATCTCTCCACGAGCGTGTACATCATTATAAAAGAAGCGTCGGTTCATAACCTTTACAGAGGCCATCATATCGTCGGGATTACATGAGTATGGATAGATAGGAACATAAGCTAACATACAACCAATTTGGAAGTTTGGGTTAATTTTATGGCCTAACTTTACGACTTTGGCACTGGCAATTAATTCATTTAAACCAGCTTGGAAGACAACTTCTTCAGAATTTTCGTCTTCGTTTATTAAAATGGCTGAATTTGTCCAAGTGCTAAATGGATCTTGGCTGTCTGCTTGATTGTTAATCTCGTTAAAAGTCATCCAGTATTTCACTTTATCTTTATAACGATTCATTACTACTTCTGCGTAATGAACAAAATAATCAATTAATTTTTTATTTCTAAAGCCTCCGTATTCTTTTGCCAAATGATAGGGGATTTCAAAATGGGATAAGGTAATGACTGGTTGAATTCCAGCATCTAATAATTCATCAAATAAGTTATCGTAAAATTTTAACCCTTCTTCATTCGGCTCTTGTTCATCGCCATTTGGGAAAATACGCGCCCAAGCAATAGATGTTCGAAAAACTTTTAAACCTAACTCTTTGAACAAAGCAATGTCTTCTTTATAACGATGATAAAAATCGATGGCTTCGTGGTTAGGATAATTTTCACCTTTAAGTACGCCCTCGGTTATACGACGAGGTGTCGTGTTATTGCCTGCTGTCATGACATCTGCGGTGCTTATGCCTTTGCCATCTGCTTGCCAGCCACCTTCAATTTGGTGCGCTGCGACTGCGCCGCCCCATAAAAAACCTTCAGGTAGTTTTGCCATTTGGGTACCTCCTTTATTTATTACATTTTTAATATAAATTATAACCGCTTTCATTTGTAGAGAATATTTTTCGGTTATCAACCGAAAAATATTCAAAATAAAAAAGAGATACGACTACGCGTATCTCTTTTATAAACTTCGTAATACTTTTTTCAGCTCTTCATAAGTCTCACATTGCAAAAGTCTGTGGATGATTCGTCGATTATCTAATAATTTCATTAATACATCATACATCGGTTTAGACTCTTCCATTTGGTTTTGCTTACTAACATTCAAAAGACAAATAAATTGAACAGGTTTATCATCCCATTGTATAGGTTGTTTTAGGGTGACAATTGACCAAAAAGTATCGTTTACTTGCGGATCCATAGGGTGAGGGATAGCCACTAAGTTACCAAAACTAGTAGGAGAATAATTTTCACGTTCTAATACTGAATGGATGAAATTTGAATTGACGATACCATCTTCCATGAGTCTATCCCCTAAAAAGTAAATCACTTCTTCTTTTGAAGAAAAGTCTCTTTTTAAATAAGTAAATGATTTTCGCATATAATTTTCTATTATTTCAAAGTCATGATGGACTAGTTTCTCTATTTTACTTACATCTTGATTTCCTAATAAAGTGCTTATTTGGATAACGGGGACAGGTAACTTTTCTGGTATAGGAATCGTACTGATAATAAAATCTATGTCATATAAAGGCTGCTTTTTTAATTCATAATATTCAGTGGTTCCTAAAATATTTAATTCATTAGGAAATTGATTTTTTAGTTTTAATAATAGTAATTGTGCTGTGCCCAATCCAGAGGCACAAACGATTAAACATCTTTTTTTATTTTTAGCACTTTTTCCTTTCCTTTCTAAGGCAGCTTCAAAATGAAGCGCGATATAGCCAATTTCATTTTCATCAATAGTTATTCCTAGGGTTTCTTTAATAACCTGTGCGCCAATAGTTAGAGCGATTTCGTAAGAAAATGGATATTTATTTTTAATTTGATTTAGCAGGGGATTTCTTAGATTCATTTGGTACTTATGTCGATTGATTGCAGGTTTTAAATGCAAACTCAGCGCTAATATTAATTCTTTATCTTGCAAAAGGTCCAAAGAGTATATGTTATCTACTTGCTTAAGTATATTTTTTGTTAGATATTGAATATTATCTTCTAAAACAGTTTGGATTTCTTCCATCTCAGAACTTGAATGCATTTTCTTTGTTCCTTGTAAGTGAATTGCAAGATACGCTATTTCATTAACTGAAAATGACACATTAAGCTTTTGTTCTATTCTTTCTGCTATTTCTTTAGCAATTTGATATTCCTTTTTGCTTGTAATTTGTTTAAGTTCTTCGTGATAGATTTCAATATTTTCCCTTTCGTGTATTCGCTTACACGAAATAGCGATATGCGTAATTAAATTATTCAAACTGACATCTGTAATAATTATCTTATGTTCTCTTAGTTTAGAAAGTATACTATCTCGAATCCAGTCGATTTCATCTTTTGCTAGTATCTCAACTAAATCAGACGAAGGATCCATGATGTCTGCTTTTTGATTGAAGATATATTCGGAAATACAGAAACGAACATCCATTTCATTACCTGAAACTTTAATCCCGTAATTAGGCTTTTGTTCCAGAAATAAATCATAACTTTCGACAATCTTTCGAACATGATTAATATCACTTTGCAAGGTAGAACGGCTAACAAATAGTTCTTCGGCAAGGTCGTCCATTTTAAGATATGAAGGTTGCAATAATAATTTTTCTATTAAAAACTGCTGCCGTTCCTCAGGTTCTGTTGGTATAACTTGCATGTTTCTTTCTGTTACTTTGCTTAAAAAGCGTTTAAATTCGTTTTCATCTTTAACATTAAAAAAGTATCCCTTTCCTCGGTATGATTCAATAGTTGCAATCTCGTTATTCAACAAGCCTTTCAAATTCTTAATATCAGTTTGGACCGTTTTTGAACTAACTTGAAGGGTAGTGGCAAGTTCTGTGCTGGTTTGTAATTCATTTGATGTTAGTAGTAGTTGAATAATTCGTTGCATACGAGCGTTCATTGTGTGAATCCTCCTTAAATAATGACACCTTTTTACTATTATAAATTAGGCATTAAAAAAGTATAAGCCAATAAAATAGATTTTGATAGGCAATAGGTGAATATTTTGTATTTATTGTTCAATTTTATTTCCAACATTTTATAAAAAAGGATTATAAAACCTATTATAAAAAATAAAAAGGATTTAATCAACTGTAATAGAAAATAAGACTCTCATAATATATGTATTATACAAAAGAAGGTGAGAGAACATGTCTACTGAAAGTTTAGATAAACAAATTTCTAATCAAGTAAAAAATTTTCGCAAAGAACAAGGTTTAACTCAAGAAGGATTAGCTGAAAAAGCTGGGATGGATTTTTCATATATTGGAAGAATCGAGAGAAATAAAGTGAATTATAGTCTTAATACAATAAACAAAATTATTGTTGCACTAGGAGTTACACCTGCGGAATTTTTTGAATTTTTAAAATTAGATGAACAAGAATCAGAAATTTACCAATTACTAACTAAAGTCAATGGGTCAAAAAAGCGAGATGTTCTATTAAATATGATACGAGAGATGATTGAACTATCGGAGGAATGAAAGATCGATCTGTATTAGCCATTTAAATAATATGAACCAAATGTTTTTCGAAAATCCTTATAAGTTGACATTCCTCAGTTGGCATCTTATGCTTTTTATAAGATCAAAAAATTGGAGGAGATTAAATGAGCTTAACAGATACGTATACTTTATCAAATGGCGTAGAAATTCCTATAGTAGGTTTTGGTACGTGGCAAACACCGGACGGCGAAGTAGCTGAATCTTCTGTTTTGTCAGCTTTAAACGCTGGTTACCGTCATATAGATACAGCAGCAATTTATGGAAATGAAGAATCTGTTGGGCGAGCAATTGCGAAAAGCGAGGTGCCAAGAGAAGAGTTATTTGTTACTACTAAATTATGGAACGCAAATCATTCTTATGATTTAGCAAAAGAAGCAATCGACGGATCGTTAGAAAGACTTGGCTTAAATTATATTGATTTATATTTAATCCATTGGCCAAATCCTAGTGAATTTCGAGATCATTGGAAAGAAGCTAACGCAGACACTTGGCAAGCAATGGAAGAAGCTGTTTATGCAGGAAAAATACGTTCATTAGGTGTCTCAAACTTTCTTAGCCACCATATTGATGCTTTACTGGAAACAGCCAATATCAAACCTGTTGCTAACCAAATTTTCTTAAATCCAAGTGATCAGCAAAAAGACTTGGTTGCTTATAATAAAGAACACGACATCTTAAGTGAAGCTTATAGCCCATTAGGTACTGGGAAAATTTTCGATGTTCCTGAGTTAAATGTACTGGCTAATGTTTATAATAAAACAATTGCACAAATTGTGTTACGTTGGAGCTTACAACACGGATTTTTGCCATTACCTAAATCAGTACACGAGGATCGTATTATTGAAAATACGGAAATCTTTGACTTTGAATTAAGCGACAAAGATATGCAAGCTATTGATGGGTTAGAAGGAACTGCGGGTACTGGCCCGGATCCTGATAATAAATAATGAACTTAAAACCCTCTGTTACGTTTTAGTAGCGGAGGGTTTTTAGTATGACGGGCATGTGTTATGTCTAGAGTGAAAGTCTCTGTGGAGCGTCGTTACCAACGAATCCCAAAGCGACTTGCAAGTTTCGTGCTGTGAGGCACGGGAGAGAGGAAGCAATAGCGAAATCGTGGCCCAACGAACAGGAATAAGGTAGGAAGGCGCTACGAGCGGATAAGTCGGCTAAAGGCGATAAAGTCCAAAAGGTAACCGTAATCTTGTGGCGTAAACCTTATGGGTAAACGAGGAAAGAGATAACACTTATCCCGTGAGGTCTCACTAACGATTTAGTAGTAACAACGAATAGTGAGAAGTCAGCAGATGTCATAGTAGGAAACCATGTTTCCGAAGGACTGAACCATGGAATAGTGCAACACAAAATGTATGTTTTAAGTACTGTCTGATAGTAGTGGTAGACAAAACGTAAATGAGTCGGTAGCTACGCCAATCTAAGACGAATACTTAAAAGCGGAAAGGAGTCGCGCACATTATGTCGAAGATGTTAGAACGTATCCTTGACCGGCAAAATATGAATGAGGCTTATAAAAAAGTCCGGGCAAATAAAGGAGCCAGCGGCGTTGACGAAGTCACGCTCGACGAGCTTCATGCCTATATTCAAGACAACTGGGCAACGATCTGTCAACAAATAAGAGAGCGACACTACAAGCCCCAACCTGTAAAGAGAGTTGGGATCCCAAAGTCAGATGGTGGGAAACGAAAACTCGGTATACCTACAACAATAGACCGCGTGATTCAGCAGGCCATTGTTCAGGTTATAACACCCATATGCGAATCCCACTTTTCGGAATTTAGCTATGGATTTCGTCCGAACAGAAATTGTGAAATGGCCGTCAATCAATTATTGAAGACGATCAATGAAGGTTATCAATGGATCGTTGATATAGATCTAGAAAAATTCTTTGATAACGTTCCTCAAGACCGGCTGATGAGTCTTGTACATCGTATGATCCAAGACGGAGACACAGAATCGCTTATTCGAAAATATCTCAAAGCAGGTGTCATGGTCGCCGATGAATACCACCCAACGGATCGAGGAGCCCCACAAGGAGGGAATTTATCGCCCATTCTTAGTAATATCATGCTAAATGAACTGGACAAAGAGCTTGAGAGCCGAGGGCTCGCCTTTGTGAGATACGCCGATGATTGTCTCATCATGGTTAAAAGCCGAACAAGTGCCAATCGAGTGATGCATTCAGTCATTCGTTGGATTGAAAATAAGTTAGGGCTAAAAGTTAATGGAACCAAATCAAAGGTTACGCGGCCCAGCCAGCTAAAATATTTAGGATTTAGTTTCTATTACGACACTAAAGCCAAAAGCTGGATGAGCCGACCTCATGAGGACTCTGTCCGAAAATTCGAGAAAAAACTCAAAATGTTAACTCAAAGAAAATGGTCAATAAACTTTAGAAAGAGGCTGGAAAAGTTAAATGAAGTCATCCGCGGATGGATAAATTACTTTTCCAGCTCGTCCATGAAAGCCAAGATGGAACGGATCGACGCCCATTTAAGAACGCGATTGCGAACCATCGTCTGGAAGATGTGGAAGGTTCCCTCCAAGAGACAATGGGGATTACAAAAGTTAGGTGTAAATAAGAGCTTAGCTAAACTAACATCGTACGCAGGAAACCACTACCAGTGGGTAGCTACCAAAACCTGTGTAAGAAGGGCAATAACTAAACAAAAACTAGGCCAAGCAGGCCTAGTCAGTTGTTTAGATTACTACCAATATAGACATAACATATATTCATAATGGAGTCGCCGGATACGGAACCGTATGTCCAGGTGACGTGAGAGGGCGATTGATTTCGCCCTACTCGATTTACCAATTTTACTTGGACCATTCATCAATGGTCTTATTGTCTTTATCTTTCAAAATGAGCCAACTATTGGTTCCGCCATAATAGAGAAATAACCCCACTTCATTTACGCTTTTTAAAATAATATCTTCTGTTGTAACAAAGTTTTGTAGTTTATCCTTTTGCTCCTCACGCAGTTGTATCCCCATACGAACGTTTAAGCCAATAGTACCATCTCTATTAAGCTTATATTCTTTGCGTAATTGTGCACCTTTTTTGATTAACATTTCATTGCGTTTTTGCCAGATAATTGTTGCTTGACTGTCAAAATCATTGACAAAAAACTCAACTTCACTTAATGCTTGTTTCCAACGGTGTTGGGGTTTAGCTGATGTTTTTTTCTTTGAAGTAAGAGGAAAACCAAATTTATTTAAAAGTAACGAGAGTATGGCTAAGTAACTGTCAGTTGACAAAGGTTGATTTGAGTGAGTTCCTAATAATGTGTATACATTATTTTCTTGGATTATTTCAGATAGACGCTGAGACAAATGAGAAATATCTAAACTTTTTGGAGGGATAATTTGAATAAAATGATCCGCTTTTGAGATAAGCTCCTCATTTAAAGTAGAATGAATCGCTTGAAATTGCTTTCCTTTATATAGTAGGAAAAAACCAATTTCATCATAAACAAGAGCGTCTTGCGAATAAAAGATATTTATCTTGCTATCAGTATCAACTAAAGTGATTTCTGCTTTTTCATTACTTAAATAAAGGTTAGCATTGATTGTCATCCTATTTACCTCCTTAGGAGTAACTTCTTATTTCAGGGGTTTTGTAATTTTGAATGAAGCTCTCGATTTGTGTCAGATCATTAGAAAATAGTATAGCGTTTCGATCACTATGAGTTAAAAAGTCATGGTTTACCATGGTGTCATACATATTTTTAAGCGCGTCATAATAATTGTTTTCGTTATAAACAATACAAGGATTCTGGTTTTTATCAATTCTTGACCAAGAGATTACTTCAGTAATTTCTTCTAACGTACCAGGTCCACCAGGTAATGCGATACATGCGTCGCCATAGTCTAACATCTTTTGTTTTCTTTCTGCCATAGAATTCACTTCGATTATTTCAGTCAAGTCACTATGCGCAAGTTCTCTTTCTTTAAGAAATGTAGGAATAATACCGATAACTTGTCCTCCTTTCTTTAAAACAGTATTAGCTAATTTCCCCATCATTCCAGCTTTTCCACCACCATAGATGAGTGTATGATTATTTTGTGCGATCCAATCGCCTAATTTTTTTGCTACTTGACTATAAAGTGGCGAGTTTCCTTGGCTAACACCACAGTAAACGGTTATATTCAAAAAAGTTCACCTATCCTCTTTTTATTATGTTAATTTACAAAAATTAGAGTTCGTTTGTTATACTTCTTTAGTATATAATAAAAATTTTTAAACGGATAGGACAAAATAGTAAGGAGCGATTGTATGGATGTTAAAAGTTACCAACAGTGGATTAGCCAATTTTATAAGCAAAGAAACTGGTATGAATATCAACCATTTATTTGAGCAAATTTTCTTTCAGAAGAAGTTGGCGAAGTGTGTCGAGCGATTCGAACGATAGAAATTGGGCGCGATCGACCGGATGAAAATAGGATGGGGCATGAACAACAGCTTGAAAATTTAACGGAAGAATTAGGCGATGTATTGGATAATCTTTTCATTATTGCAGATAAGTATGATATTTCTTTAGAAGAGATTATGAATTCGCATAAAGAAAAATTACAAAATAGGTATAAAAATAGCTTCCAAAAAGAATAAACTTTAATTGTGCTCATTTATCCTTTTTATTTGCTGCTTTTTTAAAGTCCTAGTAAACTAAGAAGTGTAGAAATAGTTGGGAGGTTTTTATATGGAAACAGTTACTTTAAATACAGGAATACAATTGCCTATTATCGGTAGCGGTACCAATACATTTGGTAAAGTAGACGGCAATTATATGGGAGATATTAATGGAGATACTTCCGAACTTTTGATGGCTATGGATGTAGGCTATCGTCATTTTGATACAGCGATTTCTTATCGTAATGAATCAGTAGTAGGAAAAGCACTACAAGAAAGCAAGAAAGAACGCGACCAGTTTTTTATTACTTCTAAAATTCCAGGTAGAGAAGAATATTATGCTGATGAGAACGCAGTAAAAAAGGGTGTCGAACAAAGCCTACAAGCCTTAAATACAGATTATATTGATTTGTATCTAATCCATCATCCATGGGATAATCTTGAGCAAATGTTATCTATGTGGCGCGTCTTAGAAAGCTATGTTGATAAAGGGACGTTGAAAGCTATTGGTGTTTCTAACTTTAATGAAGAACAACTTGATTATTTGATTGAAAATGGGCGAATCAAGCCAGCAGTCAACCAAGTAGAGTCACATCCTGGAAAATGGAATGACGAAATTATTAATTACTCTTTAGAGCACCAAGTGATTCCAGAAGCTTGGGGGCCCTTAACAAGAGTAAGTGATCAAGCTAAAGAAGCATTGAATAAAATTGCTGAAAAATATAATAAAACTTGGGCTCAAATCATCTTACGTTATCAAATTGAACGAGGGGTAGTAGTAATCCCTAAATCACATAATAAAGAGCGTCAGCAACAAAATTTAGACGTGTTTGATTTTGAATTGTCAGAAGAAGATAAGCAAGTAATTAGCCAACAATAAAATTTTTTTATTTCCTAAGAGACTGGACTTTTCAGTTCAGTCTTTTTTTAAGAAAATTTGCAACCATTCTGTTTTTCCGCTACTATAAATAGAGTTAGAAAAATGGAGGGAAACAATGACGATTAAAGCAATTGCAATGGATATGGATGGAACCTTGCTTAATGATGAGAAAGTAATAACAGAGCAAACCAAAGAAGCGTTAGTTACAGCTCAAAAGCAAGGAATTAAAGTTATATTAGCTTCTGGCAGACCGACTCCTGGGTTGTTCAAGTACGCTGAAGAACTATCGATGGAAAACTATGATGGAATAGGCCTTTCATTTAATGGAGCTCATGTTTTAGATTATCGAACAAATGAAGTATTATTTGAACAACGCATGTCACTTGAGATGTCTAAAGCTATATTAGAACACTTGAAAAACTTTGATGTAAAGCCTATGATTTGTCATCAGGATTATATGTATGTCAATGATGTTTATCATAATAAAATCCAACTAGACAATGGAGAGCAAACAAACATTATTGAATATGAAGCAAGAGCTGGTGGGTATAAGCTTTGTGAAGTAAATGATCTTGCAGGTTTTTGCGATTTTCCTTTACATAAAATTTTAGTGGCTGCGGACCCGGACTATTTAAAACAACATTATAAAGAAATGATGCAACCCTTTGAAGGACAGGTTAGCGCGTTATTTTCTGCTCCTTTTTACTTTGAATTCACTGATTTGGGTATTACTAAAGCTAAAGCAATGATTGCTACATTACCTAAATTAGGAATAAAACAAGAAGAATTATTAGCGTTTGGCGATGGACAAAATGATCAAGCGATGGTTGAATACGCAGGAGTTGGTGTAGCGATGGATAACGCTACAGATGAATTAAAGCAAGCGGCTGATGAAACGACGCTATCCAATAATGAGGATGGAATTGCTCATACATTAAGAAAATATCTTATTTGATAAAAAGGTGGGACTTCAGTTATTTAAGTTCCACTTTTTTTACGTTAAATAAAATGAAAAAATAACAAAATATTGCAACACTTTTTTAATTATGGTAAATAAGAAAAAAGGAGTTGAACGAATGATTGAATTAAAAGAGATAAGTAAAGAATATGGAGCAACTAAAGCATTATCTGATGTAAATCTAACCATAGAAGAAGGGAAAATTTTTGGCTTTTTGGGACACAACGGTGCGGGTAAATCGACAATAATAAAAAGTTTAGTTAGTATTATTGATCCTACTGCAGGAGAAATTGTTGTGGATCAACAAGAACTAACACAGCATCGCTTACAAATTAAAGAAAAGATTGGCTATGTTCCAGATACTCCTGATTTGTTTTTACAATTAACAGCTGCTGAGTATTGGGATTTGATGGCAGCAGCTTTTACTTTAACTGAGAACCAAAAGGAGCAAGCTTTAAAAAAATATACCGATCTTTTTGATATGGAAGAACATCAAGATGAAACCATCGGTAGTTTTTCTCACGGTATGCGGCAAAAAACGATCATTATTGGCGCGTTACTTTCAAATCCAGCTATTTGGATTTTGGATGAACCGATCCAAGGTTTGGACCCCCAAGCAGCATATGATTTAAAGCAAATGATGCGAGCTCATGCAGATGCAGGAAATACAGTGATATTTTCCACCCATGATTTAGCAACTGCCCAACAGTTATGTGATGAATTAGCTATTCTAAAAAAAGGAGAACTTATTTATAACGGAACGGTATCGGAGTTATTAAATCAGTCCCCAAATGAATC
This region of Tetragenococcus osmophilus genomic DNA includes:
- a CDS encoding helix-turn-helix domain-containing protein, translated to MSTESLDKQISNQVKNFRKEQGLTQEGLAEKAGMDFSYIGRIERNKVNYSLNTINKIIVALGVTPAEFFEFLKLDEQESEIYQLLTKVNGSKKRDVLLNMIREMIELSEE
- a CDS encoding 6-phospho-beta-glucosidase produces the protein MAKLPEGFLWGGAVAAHQIEGGWQADGKGISTADVMTAGNNTTPRRITEGVLKGENYPNHEAIDFYHRYKEDIALFKELGLKVFRTSIAWARIFPNGDEQEPNEEGLKFYDNLFDELLDAGIQPVITLSHFEIPYHLAKEYGGFRNKKLIDYFVHYAEVVMNRYKDKVKYWMTFNEINNQADSQDPFSTWTNSAILINEDENSEEVVFQAGLNELIASAKVVKLGHKINPNFQIGCMLAYVPIYPYSCNPDDMMASVKVMNRRFFYNDVHARGEIPDYTLKEWERKGYNIEYTQEDLQTLKEGIVDYIGFSYYMSGTVSTLPDVKAQGNVPEYPNAKMVDNPYIEKSDWGWPIDTVGLRYILNILHQRYNLPLFIVENGLGAYDKVEEDGSVHDPYRVSYLRKHISEMIKAVDIDGVNLIGYTPWGVIDIVSAGTGEMEKRYGFIYVDKDNEGNGSLERSRKDSFYWYKKVIESNGEEL
- a CDS encoding BglG family transcription antiterminator translates to MNARMQRIIQLLLTSNELQTSTELATTLQVSSKTVQTDIKNLKGLLNNEIATIESYRGKGYFFNVKDENEFKRFLSKVTERNMQVIPTEPEERQQFLIEKLLLQPSYLKMDDLAEELFVSRSTLQSDINHVRKIVESYDLFLEQKPNYGIKVSGNEMDVRFCISEYIFNQKADIMDPSSDLVEILAKDEIDWIRDSILSKLREHKIIITDVSLNNLITHIAISCKRIHERENIEIYHEELKQITSKKEYQIAKEIAERIEQKLNVSFSVNEIAYLAIHLQGTKKMHSSSEMEEIQTVLEDNIQYLTKNILKQVDNIYSLDLLQDKELILALSLHLKPAINRHKYQMNLRNPLLNQIKNKYPFSYEIALTIGAQVIKETLGITIDENEIGYIALHFEAALERKGKSAKNKKRCLIVCASGLGTAQLLLLKLKNQFPNELNILGTTEYYELKKQPLYDIDFIISTIPIPEKLPVPVIQISTLLGNQDVSKIEKLVHHDFEIIENYMRKSFTYLKRDFSSKEEVIYFLGDRLMEDGIVNSNFIHSVLERENYSPTSFGNLVAIPHPMDPQVNDTFWSIVTLKQPIQWDDKPVQFICLLNVSKQNQMEESKPMYDVLMKLLDNRRIIHRLLQCETYEELKKVLRSL
- the celB gene encoding PTS cellobiose transporter subunit IIC, whose amino-acid sequence is MESGNKTLDTLEKYVLGPMSKVAQWRIVRSVMAAGVASIPFIIVGSMFLVFNVLPETFTFLEGFFNNTFFRVSDLYMLANKTTMGLLALYFGIVMGYEYTRIYAEEDNLNMNPMNGALLAMFALFMTVPQLVFSNGEMSLVNQNNEDAIIVYGWEMVEDGISRLGSSGIFSAIIMAILAVQLYKFCVKKNLVIKMPEAVPSGVANAFTALIPAFVVAISVLVINGILIALGTDIFKLIALPFGFVVNLTNSWGGILVIYFLVHILWLVGIHGSNIIIQGFLFPILMSNLQSNIEGANIPFAGELNNAFIIVGGAGATLGLVIYLAFVAKSKQLKVLGKAAIVPGFFNINEPLVFGLPIVYNPFLAIPFFLAPMVTASIAYWAVELQFIQPVIAMMPWPTPIGAGAFISTGGDYMAIILAIICAAIAFLIWLPFIRLYDRRLVKQEQEENASV
- a CDS encoding PTS cellobiose transporter subunit IIA, giving the protein MDQEEIQNVAFTIILHSGNSRTMVHEGFDLMRSKEFEKAEEKLDEANSELTAAHQSQTTLMQKYTAGEEVNTDIIMVHAQDHLMTTMTLREVALEMLSLYQTVKFESE
- a CDS encoding PTS cellobiose transporter subunit IIB, translated to MRNVLIICQGGMSSSVLAKKTTEHLNEDGNDIQVEATSTNEGREMIEKGKYDLYLVSPQTKMYYDQLKKTGERAGKPVANIPPQAYVPVPMGIEKLSNLILQELPES
- a CDS encoding aldo/keto reductase, with the translated sequence MSLTDTYTLSNGVEIPIVGFGTWQTPDGEVAESSVLSALNAGYRHIDTAAIYGNEESVGRAIAKSEVPREELFVTTKLWNANHSYDLAKEAIDGSLERLGLNYIDLYLIHWPNPSEFRDHWKEANADTWQAMEEAVYAGKIRSLGVSNFLSHHIDALLETANIKPVANQIFLNPSDQQKDLVAYNKEHDILSEAYSPLGTGKIFDVPELNVLANVYNKTIAQIVLRWSLQHGFLPLPKSVHEDRIIENTEIFDFELSDKDMQAIDGLEGTAGTGPDPDNK